A genomic window from Micromonospora sp. WMMA1947 includes:
- the cofD gene encoding 2-phospho-L-lactate transferase: MRIVVLTGGIGGARFLLGVRAYAREVGAEVTAVVNVGDDLLLHGLKVCPDLDSVLYTLGGGADPERGWGRAGETWTVKNELAAYGAEPSWFGLGDKDVATHLVRTQMINAGYPLSQVTEALAARWQPGVRLLPATDDRLETHAVVTDDQGRRAIHFQEWWVRHRAAVPTDRFVFVGADTAKPAPGVVEAIAAADVVLIAPSNPVVSIAPVLAVPGLRDAVTGGPAPVIGVSPIIGGAPVRGMADRCLAVLGVECSAAGVGGLYGARSAGGLLDGWLVAPEDEDAVVPDVTVRAAPLRMTDEAATAAMVRAALELM; encoded by the coding sequence ATGCGCATCGTGGTACTGACCGGCGGCATCGGGGGCGCCCGTTTCCTGCTCGGCGTGCGGGCGTACGCCCGTGAGGTGGGCGCCGAGGTGACCGCCGTGGTCAACGTCGGCGACGATCTGCTGCTGCACGGGCTGAAGGTCTGCCCCGACCTGGACAGCGTGCTCTACACGCTCGGCGGCGGCGCCGACCCGGAGCGGGGCTGGGGCCGGGCGGGCGAGACCTGGACGGTGAAGAACGAGCTGGCCGCGTACGGCGCGGAGCCGAGCTGGTTCGGCCTCGGCGACAAGGACGTCGCCACCCACCTGGTGCGCACCCAGATGATCAACGCCGGCTACCCGTTGTCCCAAGTCACCGAGGCGCTGGCGGCGCGCTGGCAGCCGGGCGTACGGCTGCTGCCCGCCACTGACGACCGCCTGGAGACGCACGCCGTCGTCACCGACGACCAGGGCCGCCGGGCGATCCACTTCCAGGAGTGGTGGGTGCGCCATCGGGCCGCCGTACCCACCGACCGGTTCGTCTTCGTCGGCGCCGACACGGCGAAGCCCGCGCCGGGCGTGGTCGAGGCGATCGCCGCCGCGGACGTGGTGCTGATCGCGCCGAGCAACCCGGTGGTGAGCATCGCGCCGGTGCTGGCGGTGCCCGGTCTGCGCGACGCGGTGACCGGCGGGCCGGCCCCGGTGATCGGGGTGTCGCCGATCATCGGCGGCGCGCCGGTACGCGGCATGGCCGACCGCTGCCTCGCCGTGCTCGGCGTGGAGTGCAGCGCGGCCGGCGTGGGCGGCCTCTACGGCGCCCGGTCGGCGGGCGGGCTGCTCGACGGCTGGCTGGTCGCACCGGAGGACGAGGACGCCGTGGTGCCGGACGTGACCGTCCGCGCGGCGCCGCTGCGGATGACCGACGAGGCGGCGACCGCCGCGATGGTGCGCGCCGCGCTGGAGTTGATGTGA